A window of Sebastes umbrosus isolate fSebUmb1 chromosome 3, fSebUmb1.pri, whole genome shotgun sequence contains these coding sequences:
- the rpl9 gene encoding 60S ribosomal protein L9 isoform X1 yields the protein MKTILSSQSVDIPDNVEVRLKGRTVTVKGPRGKLVREFNHINLELSLLGKKQKKLRVDKWWGNRKELATVRTICSHVQNMIKGVTLGFRYKMRSVYAHFPINVVIQETGTLVEIRNFLGEKYIRRVRMRAGVNCAVSIVQKDELVLEGNDIELVSNSAALIQQATTVRKKDIRKFLDGIYVSEKTTVVEQDAE from the exons atgaAGACCATTCTCAGCAGCCAGTCTGTCGACATCCCCGACAATG tcGAGGTGAGGTTGAAGGGGCGGACAGTGACGGTCAAGGGGCCCCGTGGCAAACTCGTCAGGGAGTTCAACCACATCAACCTGGAGCTCAGTCTGCTCGGCAAGAAACAGAAGAAG CTTCGTGTGGATAAATGGTGGGGAAACAGGAAGGAGTTGGCCACAGTCCGCACCATCTGTAGCCACGTCCAGAACATGATCAAGGGAGTCACTTTG GGTTTCCGGTACAAAATGCGTTCTGTGTACGCCCATTTCCCAATCAACGTAGTCATTCAGGAAACTGGAACTCTGGTGGAGATCAGGAACTTCCTGGGAGAGAAGTACATCCGCCGTGTCCGAATGAGAGCTG gtGTGAATTGTGCCGTCTCAATCGTCCAGAAGGACGAGCTGGTGCTGGAGGGAAACGACATTGAGCTGGTGTCAAACTCAG CGGCTTTGATCCAACAGGCCACCACGGTCAGAAAGAAGGACATCAGGAAGTTCCTGGACGGCATCTACGTCAGCGAGAAGACCACTGTGGTGGAGCAAGATGCTGAATAA
- the rpl9 gene encoding 60S ribosomal protein L9 isoform X2 codes for MKTILSSQSVDIPDNVEVRLKGRTVTVKGPRGKLVREFNHINLELSLLGKKQKKLRVDKWWGNRKELATVRTICSHVQNMIKGVTLGFRYKMRSVYAHFPINVVIQETGTLVEIRNFLGEKYIRRVRMRAGVNCAVSIVQKDELVLEGNDIELVSNSAALIQQATTVKNKDIRKFLDGIYVSEKGTVLDKAQ; via the exons atgaAGACCATTCTCAGCAGCCAGTCTGTCGACATCCCCGACAATG tcGAGGTGAGGTTGAAGGGGCGGACAGTGACGGTCAAGGGGCCCCGTGGCAAACTCGTCAGGGAGTTCAACCACATCAACCTGGAGCTCAGTCTGCTCGGCAAGAAACAGAAGAAG CTTCGTGTGGATAAATGGTGGGGAAACAGGAAGGAGTTGGCCACAGTCCGCACCATCTGTAGCCACGTCCAGAACATGATCAAGGGAGTCACTTTG GGTTTCCGGTACAAAATGCGTTCTGTGTACGCCCATTTCCCAATCAACGTAGTCATTCAGGAAACTGGAACTCTGGTGGAGATCAGGAACTTCCTGGGAGAGAAGTACATCCGCCGTGTCCGAATGAGAGCTG gtGTGAATTGTGCCGTCTCAATCGTCCAGAAGGACGAGCTGGTGCTGGAGGGAAACGACATTGAGCTGGTGTCAAACTCAG CTGCTCTGATCCAACAGGCCACCACAGTCAAAAACAAGGATATCAGAAAGTTCTTGGACGGTATTTACGTGTCTGAGAAGGGAACAGTATTGGATAAGGCTCAGTAA
- the lias gene encoding lipoyl synthase, mitochondrial, with protein sequence MTVVLLAKVMALLKQSCCVAGRFSTNHLWLSPRCIPPVYTSCLSTVVKSSPEKKKELLEDDGPDLQDFISGDLSEKSKWAEYRGNLKREKGERLRLPPWLKTEIPIGKNYNKLKNTLRDLNLHTVCEEARCPNIGECWGGGEYATATATIMLMGDTCTRGCRFCSIKTARRPPPLDPDEPYNTAKAIAAWGLDYVVLTSVDRDDIADGGAEHFAKTVSNLKERDSRILVECLTPDFRGDLAAVEKIALSGLDVYAHNVETVRELQRFVRDPRANIDQSLSVLKHAKEVKPNVLTKTSIMLGLGETDQQVLNTLTELREAGVDCLTLGQYMQPTKRHLKVDEYVTPEKFAHWEKVGNDMGFVYTASGPLVRSSYKAGEFFLKNLLNKRKAEVTIAE encoded by the exons ATGACCGTCGTCCTGCTTGCTAAAGTCATGGCGCTGCTCAAACAAAGTTGTTGTGTAGCAGGTCGTTTCTCCACAAACCATCTGTGGCTCAGTCCCAGATGCATCCCACCA GTTTACACCAGCTGTTTGTCCACTGTGGTGAAATCCTccccagagaagaagaaggagctgctggaggacgACGGGCCGGATCTACAAGACTTCATCTCAGGGGATCTATCAGAGAAAAGCAAGTGGGCAGAGTACAGAGGCAAcctgaagagagagaagggagagag GCTGCGCCTTCCTCCATGGCTGAAGACGGAGATCCCCATCGGGAAAAACTACAACAAGCTGAAGAACACACTGAGAGACCTCAACCTGCACACG GTGTGTGAGGAGGCCAGGTGTCCCAACATTGGGGAATGTTGGGGAGGAGGAGAGTacgccacagccacagccaccaTCATG CTGATGGGGGACACGTGTACCCGTGGCTGCAGGTTCTGCTCCATAAAGACGGCCCGTCGGCCTCCACCTCTGGACCCAGACGAGCCCTACAACACAGCCAAGGCCATCGCTGCCTGGGGGCTGGACTACGTGGTTCTCACCTCAGTCGATAGAGATG ATATTGCTGATGGAGGGGCAGAACACTTTGCTAAGACCGTCTCCAACCTGAAGGAAAG GGACTCTCGGATACTGGTTGAATGTCTGACCCCTGATTTTCGCGGTGACTTGGCGGCAGTAGAGAagatcgccctgtcagggttggATGTGTATGCCCACAATGTGGAGACAGTGCGAGAACTGCAAAG GTTTGTGCGTGACCCCAGAGCAAACATTGACCAGTCTCTGAGTGTCCTGAAGCACGCTAAAGAGGTCAAACCCAATGTGCTCACCAAGACGTCCATCATGCTGGGACTGGGCGAGACTGACCAACAGGTCCTCAACACCTTGACTG AGTTGCGAGAGGCAGGAGTGGACTGTCTAACACTGGGCCAGTACATGCAGCCCACTAAACGCCACCTAAAA GTGGATGAATACGTCACTCCAGAGAAGTTTGCCCACTGGGAGAAAGTTGGGAATGATATGGGCTTCGTTTACACAGCCAGCGGGCCACTGGTGCGATCCTCCTACAAAGCAG GCGAGTTCTTCCTGAAGAATCTACTGAATAAGAGAAAAGCAGAAGTCACTATAGCAGAATGA